Proteins encoded by one window of Candidatus Zixiibacteriota bacterium:
- a CDS encoding STAS domain-containing protein: protein MRLSDREQDGVVILEPKGKIMGGPDASLLHDKLYEFIEQNKKRVVIDLSQVDWMNSTGLGILISGYTTLRNTDGELKLANVTDKIQSLLTITKLVTVFEAYESVDEAVRSFK, encoded by the coding sequence ATGAGACTCAGTGACCGCGAACAAGACGGCGTGGTGATTTTGGAACCAAAGGGAAAGATCATGGGGGGGCCAGATGCGAGTCTACTGCACGATAAGCTTTACGAATTTATAGAGCAGAACAAAAAGCGGGTCGTAATCGACCTATCTCAGGTGGATTGGATGAACTCGACCGGGCTGGGCATTCTTATCTCCGGCTACACCACTCTTCGCAACACTGACGGCGAGCTCAAACTGGCCAATGTAACCGACAAGATCCAATCGCTGCTCACAATTACCAAACTGGTTACCGTTTTTGAGGCCTACGAGTCCGTTGACGAAGCTGTAAGGTCATTCAAGTAA
- a CDS encoding ATP-binding protein: MNSSFGKKLFRLFLLFALIPATVLALTGYFLSSESRLASGGAKAARVTDLAGYYNDFLYARIKLQLEKSMWTARDTVGGLDFLLRFDDPGHKMLFSRTPLSDTLIEKLVASSRDVSSGIVSDGQTYVQFCRFDEGDTFSVLGGIIHGPGYAELLRQVQTSQSSVAIEQDLISNYILFAALVLVVIGIITAVAAYYFSARMSQNLASPLIRLSEASKKIAAGDFDQSITTTGAGEIAMLVENFNAMARQLKTTTARLAQTERVAAWRNIARRFAHELKNPLQPIMVSLYRIEKIMEGSEHYERLREPLKAASEEIKHLSQLADRFSQLAKLPPPNLERASLNSLLSTTAKLYEEMLSGFNFRLELPTEDIVAKVDTTYFREVMNNLLQNSVDASTEGATIVLKLSVSGDKAIVEVRDCGKGMSAEIMASARIPYFTTKEKGSGLGLAIVEKVVSEMSGDLSIESIVGAGTTVRVSIPLGRSDG; this comes from the coding sequence ATGAACTCATCTTTCGGCAAAAAGTTATTTCGTCTCTTTCTTCTTTTCGCGCTCATTCCGGCCACAGTTCTGGCTCTGACCGGCTATTTTCTCTCTTCAGAATCACGTCTGGCATCCGGCGGCGCCAAAGCCGCCAGGGTCACCGATCTGGCCGGATATTACAACGACTTTCTTTATGCGCGGATCAAGCTTCAACTGGAGAAATCAATGTGGACGGCCCGGGACACGGTCGGGGGGCTTGATTTTCTGCTGCGTTTTGACGATCCGGGGCACAAAATGCTCTTCTCCCGCACTCCGTTGTCAGATACGCTTATCGAAAAACTGGTAGCGTCGTCGCGCGACGTTTCCAGCGGAATAGTTTCTGACGGACAGACATATGTCCAGTTTTGTCGTTTTGATGAGGGTGATACTTTCAGTGTTCTCGGCGGAATCATACACGGTCCGGGGTACGCCGAACTTCTTCGGCAGGTGCAAACGAGCCAGTCTTCGGTAGCTATCGAACAAGACCTTATCTCCAACTATATCCTGTTCGCCGCATTAGTCCTTGTGGTGATAGGCATCATTACCGCCGTCGCGGCCTATTATTTCTCGGCGAGGATGTCTCAGAATCTGGCTTCTCCCCTGATCAGGCTCAGTGAAGCATCGAAGAAGATCGCGGCCGGTGATTTCGACCAGAGCATTACTACCACCGGTGCTGGCGAAATAGCGATGCTGGTGGAAAACTTCAACGCGATGGCCCGGCAGTTGAAAACCACCACCGCGCGCCTGGCTCAAACGGAACGCGTGGCGGCCTGGAGAAACATTGCCCGACGGTTCGCGCACGAACTGAAAAACCCGCTTCAACCCATAATGGTGTCATTATATCGCATCGAAAAAATCATGGAGGGTTCCGAGCACTACGAAAGGCTTCGGGAACCCCTAAAGGCCGCCTCCGAAGAGATAAAGCATCTCTCGCAACTCGCTGATCGATTCTCACAACTGGCGAAGCTTCCGCCCCCCAATCTGGAACGAGCGAGTCTCAATTCACTGCTGAGCACGACAGCCAAATTATATGAAGAAATGCTTTCGGGTTTTAACTTCCGGCTCGAACTCCCCACTGAAGATATCGTCGCCAAGGTTGACACGACCTATTTCCGCGAAGTCATGAATAACTTGCTGCAAAACTCGGTGGATGCCTCGACAGAAGGGGCAACCATTGTTCTGAAATTATCGGTGTCCGGTGACAAGGCAATAGTCGAGGTTCGTGATTGCGGCAAGGGCATGTCGGCGGAGATAATGGCATCGGCACGCATACCTTATTTCACGACAAAAGAAAAGGGCAGCGGTCTTGGGCTGGCCATTGTCGAGAAAGTAGTCAGCGAAATGTCGGGCGATCTGTCAATAGAATCGATCGTCGGTGCCGGTACCAC
- a CDS encoding GAF domain-containing SpoIIE family protein phosphatase: MSVELLQTLLFFLTGAFLVFLAITITRDNFSNRLNRVTGAMLLFAGLGPIFIALGKMVDISITSQASFEDSVTYGLHYIWEFFFPSLLLFSWIFPVDRLRDFRHPRLRYIIFVPQLLHVLIVLFFNDLIDFLGNIRIDTTTEGFSSLVLQPFAKVVSWLYLLVSYVRSFDTNIFGVVSTIYVLAAIYFLETGKRYVNNPRLLTQTKVVLWGTRAGLGLLLVAHLGPTFLPYSIPDTAKSVLMILAVAAGAGILIFATIRYQFLDVRLIFRQSFIYSITSAILVGLYVLLVVKSKQMLEPIFGEQAQVISYAFIILVLLFFQPINNWIDEFIRSLFIRTRTDHRNVIERFSRQVISLFDPVRLRNIIEETLKTTLLVEKVYFVLYDDHVSEYVMLQSEDNAKRVVVARDDLMLRGINLLDTPTYFHSLSDYAEGSTLATLLEERSTKLILPMKDADHLLGFVALTDKAAGYTYSSEDINLLGVLSNQMVTALTNARLYVESLERIRLQEEVTMARQIQLDLLPSRPPELKCARISAHSTPSRTVGGDFFDFVKIDENRIGIVIADASGKGMPAALMIAQTQAILRSEVCNGNAIDLVLRNMNQQIVDSSSAEKYVTLFYGELDTASGSFCYANAGHNYPILVKSDGQMQLLKSGGPVIGALPMMRYQSDSVQLDSDDVLFFFTDGLSEAMNEKEEEYTEDRIRKYVVEHRGDDPQTLIDGILKDVRSFDPTYPPKDDTTIIALKVNNGFQGYARQI; the protein is encoded by the coding sequence ATGAGTGTCGAGCTGCTTCAAACTCTTCTGTTCTTTTTGACCGGAGCGTTTTTGGTCTTTCTGGCCATAACGATCACCCGTGACAATTTCTCCAACCGGCTCAACCGTGTTACGGGAGCCATGTTGCTGTTTGCCGGTCTTGGACCAATCTTCATCGCTCTGGGCAAAATGGTCGATATTTCCATCACATCCCAGGCCAGTTTTGAAGACAGCGTTACTTACGGGCTTCACTACATATGGGAATTTTTCTTCCCGTCGCTTCTGCTGTTCTCATGGATTTTCCCGGTCGACCGCCTGAGAGATTTCAGGCATCCTCGCCTGCGTTATATCATATTCGTCCCGCAGCTACTTCACGTCCTGATCGTTCTATTTTTCAACGATCTGATTGATTTCCTCGGCAACATCAGAATCGACACGACCACCGAGGGTTTCTCCAGTCTTGTGCTGCAGCCGTTCGCGAAGGTGGTCTCGTGGTTGTATCTGCTGGTTAGTTACGTCAGGTCTTTTGACACCAATATTTTCGGGGTGGTGAGCACCATATATGTTTTGGCCGCGATTTATTTTCTCGAAACGGGGAAAAGATATGTTAACAACCCGCGGCTGCTCACCCAAACCAAAGTTGTGTTGTGGGGAACCCGTGCCGGTCTGGGGCTTCTGCTGGTAGCTCACCTCGGCCCGACTTTCCTGCCATATTCGATTCCGGACACCGCTAAATCGGTCCTGATGATTCTTGCCGTGGCCGCCGGTGCGGGGATATTGATTTTTGCCACGATACGATACCAGTTCCTCGACGTCCGCCTGATATTCCGCCAGTCATTCATATATTCAATCACCTCGGCCATTCTCGTCGGGTTGTACGTATTGCTCGTTGTCAAGTCGAAGCAGATGCTCGAACCCATATTCGGCGAACAGGCACAGGTAATCAGCTATGCTTTTATCATCCTGGTGCTTCTATTCTTCCAGCCGATAAACAACTGGATAGACGAGTTTATCCGTTCACTCTTCATTCGCACTCGCACCGACCATCGTAATGTAATTGAACGCTTTTCGCGTCAGGTGATTTCGCTGTTTGACCCCGTGCGCCTGCGCAACATAATTGAGGAAACCCTTAAGACGACTCTTCTGGTTGAGAAGGTTTATTTCGTCCTGTATGACGACCACGTCAGCGAATACGTGATGCTCCAGAGCGAGGACAACGCCAAGCGGGTAGTTGTGGCTCGCGATGATTTGATGTTGCGTGGTATAAATCTTTTGGACACGCCCACATATTTCCATTCGCTCAGTGATTATGCGGAGGGGTCAACTCTGGCGACCCTGCTCGAGGAGCGTTCGACCAAGCTCATTTTGCCGATGAAAGACGCTGATCACCTGCTCGGTTTCGTGGCGCTGACTGACAAGGCGGCGGGTTATACTTATTCATCCGAGGATATCAATCTTCTCGGTGTGCTGTCCAATCAGATGGTGACCGCGTTGACAAACGCGCGCCTCTATGTTGAGTCCCTGGAGCGCATTCGACTTCAAGAAGAAGTCACCATGGCGCGTCAGATTCAGCTCGATCTGTTGCCTTCGCGACCGCCGGAATTGAAGTGCGCCCGCATTTCGGCCCACTCAACGCCATCCAGAACCGTGGGAGGAGACTTTTTCGATTTCGTTAAGATCGATGAGAACCGTATCGGCATAGTCATCGCCGATGCTTCCGGCAAAGGGATGCCGGCGGCGTTGATGATCGCCCAAACGCAGGCGATTCTTCGAAGCGAAGTCTGCAACGGAAACGCCATTGATCTTGTATTAAGGAATATGAACCAGCAAATCGTCGATTCGTCGTCGGCCGAAAAATACGTCACTCTCTTCTACGGCGAGCTCGATACGGCGAGCGGCAGCTTCTGCTATGCCAACGCGGGCCACAATTATCCCATACTCGTGAAATCCGACGGCCAGATGCAGCTTCTTAAGTCGGGCGGACCGGTAATCGGCGCTCTTCCCATGATGCGCTATCAGTCGGACTCGGTTCAACTCGACTCAGATGACGTGCTTTTCTTCTTCACTGACGGGCTATCGGAAGCCATGAACGAAAAAGAGGAAGAATACACCGAGGATAGGATTCGTAAGTACGTGGTGGAGCACCGAGGCGACGACCCGCAGACCCTGATCGACGGTATACTGAAAGATGTCCGGTCGTTTGATCCCACTTATCCGCCGAAAGACGACACGACCATAATCGCTCTCAAAGTCAACAATGGATTTCAAGGCTATGCCCGACAAATATGA
- a CDS encoding ATP-binding protein, with protein sequence MKRPIISGDTITIPSSQEYLTDVDVFIEGILRGYGADESVIADIAISVSELVNNAICHGNKSSGEKTVQVSIGRNGGKVSITITDQGGGFDPHNIEDPLADENLLKEAGRGIFIVRNLMDSVEFGDVAGGTAVTITKSLN encoded by the coding sequence ATGAAAAGACCAATCATATCTGGGGACACCATCACCATACCGTCAAGCCAGGAATACCTCACCGACGTAGATGTTTTTATTGAGGGTATTCTGCGGGGATACGGCGCTGACGAGTCGGTGATAGCCGACATCGCCATATCGGTATCCGAACTCGTCAATAACGCCATCTGCCACGGAAATAAATCCTCGGGCGAAAAGACGGTTCAGGTATCGATCGGACGCAATGGCGGTAAGGTATCGATCACCATTACCGATCAGGGAGGTGGTTTTGACCCCCATAATATCGAAGATCCCCTTGCGGACGAGAATTTACTAAAGGAGGCCGGCCGCGGGATATTTATTGTCCGAAACCTGATGGACAGCGTTGAATTCGGTGATGTTGCCGGCGGTACTGCCGTTACAATCACCAAGAGCCTTAACTAG
- a CDS encoding NUDIX hydrolase — MPDKYDNFDAERLFRRKEQMSGYTFCPLCAFKLRPEMLDGRQRLVCSDNDCDFVFYHNPIPAAGVMIVEDDKILLVRRAHPPRVDWWCIPAGFMEWNEHPAETAVREVEEETGLKVRLKSFFEVYSGNDDPRNNAVLMLYLGEVIGGEMRASDDASEVRFFSFNDLPEKIAFESHIQALADYTARFRR, encoded by the coding sequence ATGCCCGACAAATATGACAATTTCGATGCTGAAAGACTTTTCAGACGCAAAGAGCAGATGTCCGGCTACACATTCTGTCCCCTCTGTGCCTTCAAATTGAGACCTGAAATGCTCGATGGTCGCCAGCGTCTGGTGTGTTCCGATAACGACTGCGATTTTGTTTTTTATCACAACCCGATCCCGGCGGCAGGCGTCATGATAGTCGAAGACGACAAGATCCTTCTGGTGCGACGAGCGCATCCACCCAGAGTAGACTGGTGGTGCATTCCGGCCGGATTTATGGAGTGGAACGAACACCCGGCGGAAACGGCCGTAAGAGAGGTGGAGGAAGAAACGGGATTAAAAGTCAGGCTGAAGTCATTTTTCGAGGTTTATTCCGGTAATGACGACCCCAGAAACAACGCGGTATTGATGCTGTATCTCGGGGAAGTTATCGGCGGTGAGATGCGTGCCTCCGATGACGCCTCTGAGGTACGATTCTTCAGCTTCAATGACCTTCCGGAAAAGATCGCCTTCGAGTCGCACATTCAGGCTCTCGCCGACTATACCGCCCGGTTTCGTCGATAG